Proteins encoded together in one Lysinibacillus sp. FSL K6-0232 window:
- a CDS encoding ABC transporter ATP-binding protein: protein MNVIQCEQLSKSYGHRQILQQVTCTIDGQKIVGVIGRNGAGKSTLFHLLAGHLKATSGICKLFNQYPFNNIQTAANTIFIHDQLSFSNYLSLAEILTMAADFYPNWQNDLAYRLLHHANIDLAMKHHQLSKGHRAIFNLVYGLVARCAFTILDEPMNGMDEAIRQDFYRVILKEYIAFPRTILIANHHLQEMEPILEEIILLHEGKLVAHAPVDTFKEQLIAVTGPSEEIAALFSQLNIYARKELANIATIIIDAKQLKMAEDVMQARGITTAALSISDVSHYLTYKEGSDIDAIFD from the coding sequence ATGAACGTAATTCAATGTGAGCAGCTAAGTAAAAGCTATGGTCATCGTCAGATACTCCAGCAAGTGACCTGCACGATTGATGGTCAAAAAATTGTAGGTGTTATCGGGCGTAATGGTGCTGGTAAATCAACATTATTTCATCTTTTAGCGGGGCATCTAAAAGCAACAAGTGGGATATGTAAGCTCTTTAATCAATACCCATTTAATAATATTCAAACGGCGGCTAACACGATTTTTATTCACGATCAATTAAGCTTCTCGAATTACTTATCACTTGCAGAAATTTTAACAATGGCGGCTGATTTTTATCCTAACTGGCAAAATGATTTAGCCTACCGCTTATTACATCACGCGAACATTGATCTTGCTATGAAGCATCACCAGCTATCAAAGGGACATCGAGCTATTTTCAACCTTGTTTATGGGCTAGTTGCTCGTTGTGCTTTCACAATTTTAGATGAACCAATGAATGGTATGGATGAAGCAATACGTCAGGATTTTTACAGAGTGATTTTAAAGGAGTATATCGCCTTCCCTCGCACCATTTTAATAGCGAATCATCATTTACAGGAGATGGAACCTATTTTAGAAGAAATTATCCTGCTGCATGAAGGTAAGTTAGTTGCACATGCGCCTGTTGATACGTTCAAGGAACAGCTTATTGCCGTAACTGGACCAAGTGAAGAAATAGCAGCATTGTTCTCACAGCTAAACATTTATGCCCGTAAAGAGCTAGCAAATATAGCTACGATTATTATAGATGCTAAGCAATTAAAGATGGCAGAGGATGTGATGCAAGCCAGAGGAATCACTACAGCAGCACTATCCATAAGTGATGTTTCTCATTATTTAACCTATAAAGAAGGAAGTGATATTGATGCAATCTTTGACTAA
- the hprK gene encoding HPr(Ser) kinase/phosphatase, whose amino-acid sequence MGVVLTRDVMEKFKLELLAGEEGIGRAIVTSDISRPGLEMAGYFTHYPANRVQLLGKTELSFFEMLPASVKLERMRLLCSQDTPAIIISRDLEVPEELIQAANEEHVPVFKTHMTTTKFSSRLTNYLEGRLAPMTAAHGVLVDVYGIGVLIIGKSGVGKSETALELVKKGHRLVADDCVEIRQETENVLIGNPPPLLEHLLEIRGIGIIDIMTLFGASAVRPYKRITLIIELEIWDPEKVYDRLGLEEEKMKIIDTELTKLTIPVRPGRNVSVIIEVAAMNYRLKKMGVNAAEEFSRRLDEVISSNDVLDD is encoded by the coding sequence TTGGGCGTAGTATTAACAAGAGATGTTATGGAGAAATTTAAGTTAGAGTTACTAGCTGGAGAGGAAGGGATTGGCAGAGCGATTGTCACAAGCGATATTTCAAGACCAGGACTTGAAATGGCTGGCTATTTTACACATTATCCAGCAAATCGTGTACAGTTACTTGGTAAAACAGAGCTATCCTTTTTTGAAATGCTGCCAGCAAGTGTCAAGCTTGAGCGTATGCGTTTACTTTGTTCACAGGATACACCAGCAATTATTATTTCAAGGGATTTAGAAGTGCCTGAGGAGCTTATACAGGCTGCAAATGAAGAGCATGTCCCTGTTTTTAAAACACATATGACAACCACTAAATTTTCAAGTAGATTGACAAATTATTTAGAAGGACGCTTAGCGCCAATGACAGCTGCTCATGGTGTACTTGTTGATGTGTATGGTATTGGCGTGCTCATTATTGGCAAAAGTGGCGTAGGGAAAAGTGAAACAGCACTTGAGCTTGTGAAAAAGGGGCATCGTTTAGTAGCAGATGATTGTGTTGAAATTCGCCAAGAAACTGAAAATGTACTAATTGGTAATCCACCGCCTTTATTAGAGCATTTACTTGAAATAAGAGGTATTGGCATTATTGATATTATGACGTTATTTGGCGCAAGTGCAGTACGTCCATATAAGCGAATTACATTGATAATTGAGCTGGAAATTTGGGACCCAGAAAAAGTATATGATCGCTTAGGCTTAGAAGAGGAAAAAATGAAAATAATTGATACAGAGCTAACAAAGTTAACAATTCCAGTAAGACCAGGGCGTAATGTTTCAGTTATTATCGAAGTAGCTGCAATGAATTATCGATTGAAGAAAATGGGTGTGAATGCAGCAGAGGAATTTTCAAGACGCTTAGATGAGGTTATTAGCTCAAATGATGTGTTAGATGATTAG
- a CDS encoding sensor histidine kinase, which yields MGWKLFLRDYASFIVFQLLLVGFIMVLYALDGFRNVNTAIYSFCISLVLLASFLLVRYLMRQRYLLKITQLPTTMEDVLQKNAKTPEAIQTEKYMHELYRLYQHELHSLYASQKRHDQFMNQWVHQMKTPISVIELLLQDDRPLDKRNVQEEIDRLRRGLDMVLVNARLENFEDDMQVEQVALKAIVTATVNENKRLFITKRVFPEIHVEDDLIVASDSKWLRFILGQFITNAVKYTFEANKKIVISAIQKDDYVQLAICDEGIGIPASDLSRVTKAFFTGENGRKTGESTGMGLYLAKEICEKLGHELTITSEVGQGTIVTVTFTN from the coding sequence GTGGGCTGGAAATTATTTTTACGCGATTATGCATCATTTATTGTGTTCCAGCTTTTACTAGTTGGCTTTATTATGGTTTTATATGCGCTGGATGGCTTTCGAAATGTTAATACAGCGATTTATTCCTTCTGTATTAGCCTTGTACTATTAGCGTCATTTCTACTTGTCCGTTATTTAATGCGTCAACGCTATTTATTAAAAATAACGCAGCTTCCTACAACAATGGAGGATGTATTGCAAAAAAATGCGAAAACACCTGAGGCTATACAAACAGAAAAATATATGCATGAATTGTATCGCCTTTATCAGCATGAGCTGCATTCCTTATATGCAAGTCAAAAACGGCATGACCAATTTATGAATCAATGGGTGCATCAGATGAAAACACCTATCTCTGTTATTGAGCTATTATTGCAGGATGATCGCCCTCTTGATAAAAGGAATGTGCAGGAGGAAATTGATCGCTTACGCAGAGGCTTGGATATGGTACTTGTCAATGCACGCTTAGAAAACTTTGAAGATGATATGCAGGTAGAGCAGGTTGCGTTAAAGGCAATTGTGACTGCAACTGTTAATGAAAATAAACGTTTATTTATTACGAAAAGGGTTTTCCCTGAAATTCATGTTGAGGATGACCTAATTGTTGCGAGTGATTCAAAATGGCTTCGTTTTATTCTTGGTCAATTTATTACCAATGCAGTGAAATATACATTTGAAGCAAATAAAAAAATTGTGATTTCCGCTATTCAAAAGGATGACTACGTGCAGTTAGCCATTTGTGATGAAGGAATTGGGATTCCCGCCTCTGATCTTTCACGTGTAACAAAGGCTTTTTTTACTGGTGAAAATGGGCGTAAAACAGGGGAATCAACAGGGATGGGGCTTTACCTAGCTAAAGAAATTTGCGAAAAGCTTGGGCATGAATTAACCATTACATCAGAAGTAGGTCAAGGGACAATTGTAACAGTGACATTTACAAATTAG
- a CDS encoding GntR family transcriptional regulator: MHIQLNNSTPIYIQIAEWLQHEIIADRLQADEKVYSQYQLAELFNINPATAGKGLTLLLEEQLLYKKRGLGMFVMPDAKEKIMMKRRNELLTKMAKDLVLEARRLLVSDKELLTLIQKIQGE; the protein is encoded by the coding sequence TTGCATATCCAGCTAAATAATTCAACGCCTATCTACATTCAAATTGCTGAGTGGCTTCAGCATGAAATTATTGCTGATCGCTTACAGGCAGATGAAAAAGTTTACTCACAGTACCAGCTTGCTGAACTGTTCAATATTAATCCAGCAACTGCTGGTAAGGGATTAACGCTATTGCTGGAGGAGCAGCTTCTCTATAAAAAACGTGGGCTAGGAATGTTTGTCATGCCTGATGCGAAAGAAAAAATTATGATGAAGCGGCGCAATGAACTATTAACAAAAATGGCAAAAGACCTCGTATTAGAAGCCCGACGTTTACTTGTTTCAGACAAAGAATTGCTAACGCTAATTCAAAAAATTCAGGGGGAATAA
- the cccB gene encoding cytochrome c551, protein MKKAMLTLVFGSAIFLAACGGGDDNGAKDNEGATAPDGEAIAMKSCVSCHGGELQGASGPALNDVGSRLSESEILDIINNGQNGMPPGIVKGEDAEAVAKWLATQK, encoded by the coding sequence ATGAAAAAAGCAATGTTAACATTAGTGTTTGGCTCAGCTATCTTCTTAGCAGCATGTGGTGGCGGAGATGATAACGGCGCTAAGGATAATGAAGGTGCTACAGCGCCAGATGGTGAAGCGATTGCCATGAAATCCTGTGTTTCCTGTCATGGTGGCGAGCTACAAGGTGCAAGTGGGCCAGCATTGAATGATGTAGGCTCGCGTTTATCTGAGTCGGAAATTTTAGATATTATTAATAATGGTCAAAATGGAATGCCTCCTGGTATCGTAAAAGGTGAAGATGCAGAGGCTGTTGCGAAATGGTTAGCAACTCAAAAATAA
- a CDS encoding YitT family protein: MKHDMKESIVEYVYVIIGAAIIAIGFNVFLLPNQVASGGVSGISTILHGLFGWNPGIVQYAFNIPLFVAGIILLGKKFGIKSFIGTITLPSVVLLTNSWEPWTNNPLLGALFGGIVVGLGIGLVFKGNASTGGTDLLAQIITKFTGLSLGTSVLFIDGIIAISAAIVFDLEKGLYALIGLYVTTKTIDIIQLGFSQSKMVYIITLKQDEVREAIYAEIDRGVTKLPAIGGYTGEERPVLMVVVYQTEFTKLKQLIKSVDPSAFVIVSDAYEVLGEGFKRA; encoded by the coding sequence ATGAAGCATGATATGAAGGAAAGCATTGTAGAATATGTGTATGTAATAATAGGGGCAGCGATTATTGCGATTGGCTTTAATGTGTTTTTATTACCAAATCAAGTTGCTTCTGGTGGTGTAAGCGGTATTAGTACCATATTACATGGCTTATTTGGCTGGAATCCGGGAATTGTGCAATATGCATTTAATATTCCATTATTTGTTGCAGGGATTATCTTGCTGGGCAAAAAATTTGGCATTAAATCATTTATTGGAACGATTACTTTGCCATCTGTCGTTTTACTAACAAATAGCTGGGAGCCTTGGACGAATAATCCATTGCTGGGTGCACTTTTTGGTGGAATTGTAGTTGGTTTAGGAATAGGACTTGTTTTTAAGGGGAATGCTTCTACTGGTGGCACTGATTTACTAGCGCAAATCATTACAAAGTTTACAGGATTATCGCTTGGGACAAGTGTACTATTTATAGATGGCATCATTGCGATTAGTGCAGCAATTGTTTTTGATTTAGAAAAGGGTTTGTATGCGCTTATTGGGCTTTATGTTACAACAAAAACGATTGATATTATTCAGCTTGGCTTTAGCCAATCCAAAATGGTTTATATTATTACATTGAAACAAGATGAGGTACGTGAGGCCATTTATGCTGAAATTGATCGTGGTGTAACGAAATTACCTGCAATTGGCGGCTATACAGGAGAGGAACGACCAGTGTTAATGGTTGTCGTGTATCAAACCGAATTCACAAAGCTGAAACAACTCATTAAAAGCGTTGATCCATCAGCGTTTGTTATCGTTTCTGATGCCTATGAGGTATTAGGAGAAGGTTTCAAACGTGCATAA
- a CDS encoding EAL and HDOD domain-containing protein, giving the protein MEVFIGRQPIFNLHEQIVAYELLYRGNNINAFPLVDSDAATIDVLVNSFLSIGFEEVTKGKPGFVNFTENLLMSSIHEFLNPSQVVIEILENVPLTPELVERVIELKQHGFQIALDDFIMDEQVEIYDELFKQVDYIKIDFLASSIVKRMEVEQKVKESFPHIQLLAEKVETRHQFEVAKSSGYVLFQGYFFEKPQIVQATDIPANTIQYIHIISLLKEEEPNIQLLAENIERDISLTYKLLQMINNSSKRSKSKVRSIKQAIVLLGIPNLRKWIYLLAMREIDMDTDSDIFKEILCTSLFRAKVCEKLAKLTYRKNFSEYFLVGMFSLIDTLLQRPMEAILQQLPFSEAITNTILGIETEMTPYLEFSIALGKLDWAQLEELAPQFHMELKDMEHLYYEAMEWAEKSF; this is encoded by the coding sequence ATGGAAGTATTTATTGGCAGACAGCCTATTTTCAATCTTCATGAACAGATCGTTGCGTATGAATTACTGTACCGTGGTAACAACATCAATGCCTTTCCATTGGTTGATTCAGATGCAGCAACGATTGATGTATTGGTGAACTCATTTCTTTCAATTGGTTTTGAAGAAGTAACAAAAGGTAAACCTGGCTTTGTTAATTTTACTGAAAACCTATTAATGAGCTCTATTCATGAATTTTTAAATCCTTCTCAAGTTGTAATAGAGATATTAGAGAACGTGCCGCTGACACCAGAGTTAGTGGAACGCGTTATTGAGCTAAAACAACATGGCTTTCAAATTGCCTTAGATGATTTTATTATGGATGAGCAGGTGGAAATCTATGATGAATTATTTAAGCAAGTCGATTATATTAAAATAGATTTTTTAGCATCATCTATTGTAAAACGAATGGAAGTTGAACAGAAGGTAAAGGAAAGCTTCCCACATATTCAATTATTAGCTGAAAAGGTGGAAACTCGCCATCAATTTGAAGTGGCTAAATCCTCTGGCTATGTATTATTTCAAGGCTACTTTTTTGAGAAGCCTCAAATTGTGCAAGCAACAGATATTCCAGCGAATACCATTCAATATATCCATATTATCTCATTACTAAAAGAGGAAGAGCCAAATATTCAATTACTGGCAGAAAATATTGAACGAGATATTTCACTCACGTATAAATTGTTACAAATGATAAATAATTCATCTAAGCGTTCTAAATCAAAGGTACGCTCCATTAAGCAGGCGATTGTCTTACTAGGCATACCAAACCTACGTAAATGGATTTATTTATTAGCGATGCGCGAAATTGATATGGATACAGATTCGGATATCTTTAAGGAAATTTTATGTACCTCGTTATTCCGAGCAAAAGTTTGCGAAAAATTAGCAAAGCTTACGTATAGAAAGAATTTCTCGGAATATTTTTTAGTAGGAATGTTTTCACTGATTGATACATTATTACAACGACCAATGGAGGCTATTTTGCAGCAGCTCCCTTTTTCAGAGGCTATTACAAATACAATTTTAGGAATTGAAACAGAAATGACGCCTTATTTAGAATTTAGTATCGCGTTAGGAAAATTAGATTGGGCGCAATTAGAAGAGCTAGCTCCTCAATTTCATATGGAGCTAAAAGATATGGAGCATTTATATTATGAAGCGATGGAATGGGCAGAAAAATCATTTTAA
- a CDS encoding fatty acid--CoA ligase family protein, producing MNLVSCVRQQAIEQPEKVAYHFMGKNTTYGEFEHAVGRFAKGLEDLGIEKGDHVAFLLGNTPHYLIALYATMRLGATAIPVNPIYTPDEISYILHNGDVKAVIALDALLPLVEKGVQAFPQVQAFIICETASDIAEKIAALSPEARDKTHLFTQVIANAAEALQPVEVTDDDNAIILYTSGTTGSPKGAMLTHGNIYSNARDVAHYLGIRADDRVIATLPVFHVFALTVVVNAPLLSGATILLVPRFSPAEIFALAREQKATVFAGVPTMYNFLYQLPEGNAEDFATIRLAVSGGASLPVALLHNFEQKFNVRVSEGYGLSEASPVTCFNPLDRERKPGSIGTSINNVENKVVDVNGQEVPVGEVGELIVRGPNVMKGYYKLPEETAMAIRDGWLYTGDLAKVDEEGYFYIVDRKKDMIIVGGYNVYPREVEEVLFAHDNIVEAAVVGFPDPNLGEAVHAYVVLKEVAATSTEDLFTYCAKHMVKYKVPKVIEIMDELPKNTTGKILRRSLKAKV from the coding sequence TTGAATTTAGTTTCATGTGTTCGTCAACAGGCAATAGAGCAACCGGAAAAAGTTGCGTATCATTTTATGGGGAAGAATACGACTTACGGGGAATTTGAACATGCTGTTGGACGCTTTGCAAAGGGGTTAGAAGATTTAGGGATTGAAAAGGGGGACCATGTGGCGTTTTTACTTGGCAATACGCCACATTATTTAATTGCGCTCTATGCGACAATGCGTTTAGGAGCAACAGCAATACCTGTGAATCCAATCTATACACCAGATGAAATTTCTTATATTTTACATAATGGAGATGTAAAAGCAGTTATTGCATTGGATGCTTTACTACCATTAGTTGAAAAGGGTGTACAAGCATTTCCGCAGGTGCAAGCATTTATCATTTGTGAAACAGCATCAGATATAGCTGAAAAAATTGCAGCTTTATCACCAGAGGCGCGTGACAAAACGCATTTATTTACACAGGTCATTGCCAATGCTGCTGAAGCATTACAACCTGTGGAAGTGACAGATGATGATAACGCGATTATTTTATATACATCTGGTACAACTGGCAGCCCAAAGGGAGCTATGCTAACACATGGTAATATCTATTCAAATGCTCGTGATGTTGCTCATTATTTAGGAATAAGAGCTGATGATCGTGTTATAGCTACATTGCCAGTATTTCATGTCTTTGCTTTAACAGTTGTGGTGAATGCACCGCTATTAAGTGGAGCAACGATTTTGCTTGTACCTCGTTTTAGCCCAGCAGAAATTTTCGCATTAGCAAGGGAGCAAAAGGCAACAGTATTTGCGGGTGTTCCAACAATGTATAATTTCTTATATCAATTACCAGAAGGCAATGCTGAAGACTTCGCAACAATTCGCTTAGCTGTTTCAGGGGGAGCTTCTTTACCTGTTGCATTATTACATAATTTCGAGCAGAAATTTAATGTACGTGTGTCAGAGGGCTATGGTTTATCGGAGGCGTCACCTGTAACATGCTTTAACCCGTTAGACCGTGAGCGTAAGCCAGGCTCTATCGGCACATCCATTAATAATGTGGAAAATAAAGTGGTGGATGTGAATGGTCAGGAAGTACCCGTTGGTGAGGTAGGAGAGCTTATTGTACGTGGACCGAATGTGATGAAGGGCTACTATAAGCTACCAGAGGAAACAGCAATGGCTATACGTGACGGCTGGCTTTATACAGGAGATTTAGCAAAGGTTGATGAGGAAGGTTATTTTTATATTGTTGATCGTAAAAAGGATATGATTATTGTTGGGGGCTATAATGTCTATCCACGAGAGGTTGAGGAAGTGTTATTTGCCCATGATAATATTGTAGAGGCAGCAGTTGTAGGCTTCCCTGACCCGAATTTAGGCGAAGCAGTACATGCCTATGTTGTGCTTAAAGAGGTAGCAGCTACTTCAACAGAGGACTTATTCACTTATTGTGCTAAACATATGGTGAAATACAAAGTGCCAAAAGTAATTGAAATTATGGATGAGTTACCGAAAAATACGACAGGAAAAATATTGCGTCGTTCTCTTAAAGCAAAGGTATAA
- a CDS encoding VTT domain-containing protein, translated as MIELIQDLISFIVHIDVHLEEIIRDFGNWSYLILFAIVFVETGVVIFPFLPGDSLLFASGTLAAAMGAFDMWILIPVFLAAAILGDTMNYHIGHKVGTSIPPTSFLGKVIKKERMEAAEKFFNTHGGKTIVIARFMPFIRTFIPFVAGASKMKYSYFLFYNVFGAFLWVFSCTLLGYFFGNIPIIKENFSTVLILIIIISVIPAIVGAIKSKKSK; from the coding sequence ATGATTGAGCTTATTCAAGATTTAATTAGTTTTATTGTACATATTGATGTGCATTTAGAAGAGATTATTCGTGATTTTGGCAACTGGAGTTATCTTATTTTATTTGCCATTGTTTTTGTAGAAACAGGAGTTGTTATTTTCCCATTTTTACCGGGAGATTCATTGCTATTTGCTAGTGGCACATTAGCTGCTGCAATGGGGGCCTTTGATATGTGGATATTAATTCCTGTATTTTTAGCAGCAGCTATTTTAGGCGACACAATGAACTACCATATTGGCCATAAAGTAGGCACATCGATTCCTCCAACTAGTTTCCTTGGCAAGGTCATTAAAAAGGAGCGTATGGAGGCGGCTGAAAAATTCTTTAATACGCATGGTGGAAAAACAATTGTGATTGCTCGTTTTATGCCATTTATCCGCACCTTTATTCCATTCGTAGCGGGTGCAAGTAAAATGAAGTATAGCTATTTCCTTTTTTATAATGTTTTTGGTGCGTTTTTATGGGTATTTAGCTGTACATTGCTAGGCTACTTCTTCGGTAATATTCCTATTATTAAAGAGAACTTCTCAACTGTACTCATTTTAATTATTATTATTTCCGTGATCCCTGCTATCGTTGGAGCAATCAAATCGAAAAAGAGTAAATAA
- a CDS encoding ABC transporter permease → MTFRQFAYRNVVRNSRVYGAFFMASFFSVAVFFIYSMLMFHPDIEHGILGEVSLIGMVGAEIVLVLFTLFFLYYSMSAFLEARSHEFAILLHLGMEKRQMNRLVFLETMIIGSGSIIVGIIFGFSFSKFFFMIVREILHLDDLPLYVSWEPFLLTIGVFTSAFVVISFISVYFTRERQLRDLIKGSDYLSSLATYSKIRAIYGVALILATYILAFVVGHTSLIGLTLIIPFSATFGTYYFFSDSVPYILDLARGKRKFYWRRYRLLSLAEQTHIMMDNVKMFFVVTMVSTLAFLSVGVLATMSSYTIQYDRLNPLGLVYKGDVDNPFEREHINSLRLQLEDKGLSYQLSRFVVVKQTSSFTKNEVEVFRESDMNVLLSSYSYPLLNLAAGEAVFIPYSEDALKKLKDRVVHTVLEENSIPITIDSVYPKIVFPGSIVSVNSIVISDEDFANLVHPISDKNIMQPSYHLFTFVIPQWMETKEIGKDIVNLETNLYFSKKDKFSPFYFENAGLNYSYILATYSLFTLVGVLVATVFLLAAGSFVYFKLHTSLEREKRKFDVLKRMGLTDAELKKLVNRHLFPQFFLPWGVAMMHSAFAFLMVQGVLKDFANISIVKEVFFAFGFFVVIQVVYFYLIRWRYISHIRS, encoded by the coding sequence GTGACCTTTCGACAATTCGCTTACCGTAATGTCGTACGGAACAGCCGAGTATATGGTGCCTTTTTCATGGCAAGCTTTTTTTCTGTGGCTGTATTTTTTATCTATTCCATGCTGATGTTTCATCCTGATATTGAGCATGGGATATTAGGTGAAGTATCGCTCATTGGGATGGTGGGTGCTGAAATTGTACTCGTCCTTTTTACATTATTCTTTTTATACTATTCGATGAGTGCTTTTTTAGAGGCGCGTTCACATGAATTTGCGATTTTATTGCATTTAGGCATGGAAAAGCGTCAGATGAATAGGCTTGTCTTTTTAGAAACCATGATTATTGGCTCAGGCTCTATTATTGTAGGGATTATTTTTGGTTTTTCATTTTCAAAATTCTTCTTTATGATTGTGCGTGAGATTTTGCATTTAGATGATTTACCATTATATGTTTCATGGGAGCCATTTTTATTAACAATTGGCGTTTTTACAAGTGCCTTTGTCGTGATTTCCTTTATTAGTGTGTATTTTACACGAGAACGACAGCTACGAGATTTAATTAAAGGCAGTGATTATTTAAGCAGCCTAGCAACCTATTCTAAAATTCGTGCTATATATGGTGTTGCTCTAATTTTAGCAACGTATATTTTAGCCTTTGTTGTGGGGCACACTTCATTAATTGGCTTAACATTAATTATCCCGTTTTCAGCAACCTTTGGCACATATTATTTTTTTAGTGATTCTGTGCCATATATTTTAGATTTGGCGCGTGGCAAGCGTAAATTTTATTGGCGACGCTATCGTCTTCTGTCACTTGCTGAGCAAACACACATTATGATGGATAATGTCAAAATGTTTTTTGTTGTGACAATGGTGTCAACACTCGCTTTTTTATCTGTAGGTGTATTAGCAACAATGTCCTCTTACACTATTCAATACGATCGTTTAAATCCATTAGGGCTTGTCTATAAGGGAGATGTTGATAATCCATTTGAGCGGGAGCATATTAACTCACTACGTCTGCAATTAGAGGACAAGGGCTTATCCTATCAGCTATCCCGTTTTGTTGTGGTAAAACAAACATCCTCGTTTACAAAAAATGAAGTAGAAGTATTTCGAGAGTCTGATATGAATGTATTGCTGTCATCCTATAGTTACCCATTGTTGAATCTTGCGGCAGGAGAAGCAGTCTTTATCCCTTATTCGGAGGATGCACTAAAAAAATTAAAAGATCGAGTTGTGCATACGGTGCTGGAGGAAAATTCAATACCGATAACAATTGATAGTGTCTATCCTAAAATTGTATTTCCTGGATCAATTGTTAGCGTAAATTCAATTGTTATTAGTGATGAGGATTTTGCAAACCTTGTTCATCCAATTTCTGATAAAAATATTATGCAGCCAAGCTACCATTTATTTACGTTTGTCATTCCGCAATGGATGGAAACAAAAGAAATTGGCAAGGATATAGTGAATTTAGAAACGAATTTATATTTTAGCAAAAAGGATAAATTTAGTCCTTTCTACTTTGAAAATGCAGGATTAAATTATTCTTATATATTAGCTACCTACTCTTTATTTACATTAGTGGGTGTCTTGGTGGCAACAGTATTTTTACTGGCGGCAGGAAGCTTTGTCTACTTTAAATTGCATACTTCCCTTGAACGAGAAAAGCGCAAATTTGATGTATTAAAGCGTATGGGCTTAACAGATGCGGAGCTGAAAAAGCTTGTCAATCGCCACTTATTCCCGCAATTCTTCTTACCATGGGGCGTTGCAATGATGCATAGCGCTTTCGCCTTTTTAATGGTTCAAGGTGTTTTAAAAGATTTTGCGAATATTTCGATTGTAAAAGAGGTATTCTTTGCATTTGGCTTTTTTGTCGTTATACAAGTAGTGTATTTTTACTTAATTCGTTGGCGTTACATCTCTCATATTCGCTCATAA
- a CDS encoding ABC transporter ATP-binding protein, with amino-acid sequence MPILQIKDVTKVYEGKVTHRALNQLSFEVEEGEFLAVMGPSGSGKTTLLNIISTIDEPTSGEIIVDGMNPHKLNATELAFFRRRQLGFIFQDFNLLHMLTVEENIVLPLTLDQQPLEVMEERLASIIEKLDLTSFLHKRPNEISGGQAQRTAIGRALIHNPSLILADEPTGNLDSNSSRDVLELLTKVNQDKQTTIIMVTHDPIAASYCDRVLFIKDGEFFNEIYRDNRRQMFFQRILNVLSLLGGGQVGDLSTIRLP; translated from the coding sequence ATGCCTATTTTACAAATTAAAGATGTGACAAAAGTATATGAAGGCAAGGTAACACATCGAGCCTTAAATCAACTAAGCTTTGAGGTGGAGGAAGGCGAATTCTTAGCAGTAATGGGACCTTCAGGAAGCGGTAAAACAACATTGCTCAATATTATTTCGACAATTGATGAACCAACAAGCGGTGAAATTATTGTAGATGGCATGAATCCGCATAAATTGAACGCCACAGAGCTTGCCTTTTTTAGAAGAAGACAGCTAGGCTTTATATTTCAGGATTTTAATCTTTTGCATATGTTAACGGTAGAAGAAAATATTGTGCTGCCATTAACATTAGACCAGCAGCCATTAGAGGTGATGGAGGAGCGTCTAGCAAGCATTATAGAAAAGCTAGATTTAACCTCTTTTCTGCATAAACGACCAAATGAAATATCTGGTGGACAGGCACAAAGAACGGCAATAGGGCGTGCATTGATTCATAACCCAAGCCTGATTTTAGCGGATGAGCCAACAGGTAATTTAGATTCTAACTCATCTCGTGATGTACTAGAGTTGTTAACAAAAGTAAATCAGGATAAACAAACGACGATTATTATGGTAACGCATGATCCAATTGCCGCAAGCTACTGTGATCGTGTGTTATTTATTAAAGATGGCGAATTTTTCAATGAAATTTACCGAGATAATCGTCGCCAAATGTTTTTCCAACGCATATTAAATGTTTTGAGCTTACTAGGAGGAGGGCAAGTAGGTGACCTTTCGACAATTCGCTTACCGTAA